A genomic stretch from Helianthus annuus cultivar XRQ/B chromosome 1, HanXRQr2.0-SUNRISE, whole genome shotgun sequence includes:
- the LOC110877066 gene encoding ras-related protein RABA5c, whose protein sequence is MDSSDDEGEEYLFKVVIIGDSAVGKSNLLSRYARNEFNPHSKATIGVEFQTQSMEIDGKEVKAQIWDTAGQERFRAVTSAYYRGAVGALIVYDISRSTTFDSVSRWLEELNTHSETTVARMLVGNKCDLENIRAVSVEDGKNLAEQNGLFFMETSALDSTNVKTAFEMVIREIYNNVSRKVLNSDSYKAELSLNRVTLANNGDGESKQDQSKYSCCS, encoded by the exons ATGGACTCATCCGACGACGAAGGAGAAGAATACCTCTTCAAAGTCGTCATCATCGGCGACTCCGCCGTCGGAAAATCAAACCTCCTCTCCAGATACGCTCGCAACGAGTTCAATCCGCACTCTAAGGCCACAATCGGCGTCGAGTTTCAGACTCAGAGCATGGAGATCGACGGTAAAGAAGTTAAGGCTCAGATTTGGGATACCGCCGGTCAGGAACGCTTCCGTGCGGTTACCTCTGCCTACTACCGCGGTGCTGTTGGTGCCTTGATTGTTTATGATATCTCCAGAAGCACTACGTTCGATAGCGTCTCTCGGTGGCTCGAAGAGCTTAACa CTCATTCGGAGACAACGGTCGCGAGGATGTTGGTGGGAAACAAATGTGATTTGGAGAATATCAGGGCTGTATCTGTTGAAGATGGCAAGAATCTCGCAGAGCAAAACGGGTTATTTTTCATGGAAACGTCGGCACTTGATTCAACAAATGTCAAAACGGCTTTCGAGATGGTTATTCGGGAGATCTACAATAATGTAAGTCGAAAAGTATTGAATTCAGATTCATATAAAGCTGAGCTATCTTTAAACAGGGTGACTCTTGCAAACAATGGTGATGGGGAATCTAAACAAGATCAAAGCAAATACTCTTGTTGTTCTTGA
- the LOC110931028 gene encoding uncharacterized protein LOC110931028, which produces MVVCTCGASTSLRTSWTTQNPGRRFHRCNKQSSCGFVAWAEPPKIENPAVMIPALLDTIKRHEENARQMFAQNMKLEEEAKKLAQEKKMLKVILGFSFLLFLFYYLKSG; this is translated from the coding sequence ATGGTGGTTTGCACTTGTGGAGCCTCAACGTCACTGAGAACCTCATGGACAACACAAAACCCAGGTCGTCGTTTTCACCGGTGCAACAAACAATCAAGCTGTGGATTCGTTGCTTGGGCTGAGCCACCGAAGATTGAGAATCCGGCTGTGATGATTCCTGCATTGTTGGACACCATCAAACGGCATGAAGAGAATGCAAGACAGATGTTTGCTCAGAACATGAAGCTTGAAGAAGAAGCTAAAAAATTGGCACAGGAGAAGAAGATGCTTAAAGTTATCTTAGGTTTCAGTTTTTTGTTGTTCTTGTTTTACTATCTTAAGTCTGGTTAG